In Leclercia pneumoniae, the genomic window CGCGAGAACAGGTCAACAACCACAGCCAGATACAGCCAGCCTTCGTGAGTCCGGATGTAGGTGATGTCCGTTACCCAACGCTCATCCGGTGCTTCCGGGTTGAACTGCCGCTGGAGCCTGTTGGGCGTCACGATGCTGGTTTCACCCTTACGTGCCCGTGGGCTACGGTACCCGACCTGAGCCCTTATCCCGGCACGCTTCATCAGTCGCCAGACACGGTTAACTCCGCACTGTTGTCCGGTATCCCGCAGGTCGAGGTGGATCTTGCGATAACCATAAACGCAACCCGACTCCAGCCAGAACTGCTTTATCAGCCCCGTCAGCCTCAGGTCAGCATGATGCCGCCGTGAATCCGGCTGCTGAAGCCAGGCGTAAAAACCACTCGGATGCACATCCAGCACCCGACAAAGCAGTCGGACAGGCCAGCAATAGGTGTTGTCACGGATAAAGGCGTACCTCAGTCGGACAGCTTTGCGAAGTACGCCGCGGCTTTTTTTAATATGTCCCGTTCGTCGGTAACCCGCTTCAGCTCTTTCTGGAGGCGTCGGATCTCAGCCTGAGCGTCTGACTGGACTTTATTGGTTGAGGAATCCGGGCCATATGCCTTTATCCAGGCATAAAGACTGTGGGTGGTGATACCGAGACGTGTTGCCACGCTGGAAACAGAATGGCCGCGATCAACAACCTGTTTTACCGCTTCAATTTTAAACTCTTCGGGATAACGCTTACCGCTCATGGGCACCTCTCTTTAAGTCATCTTAAATGACTCTGAGGTGTCTGTTAAACCCGTGGCGATTCAAACGTCATTATTGCATGGCCGCTCTTATCCACGGCGGACATGTAGTGATATAAAACGCTGCTTATAACAGGTGAGGGGCAGTATGCTACATTCCCCGGCGTCTCGTAGGTGCAGGTTATGATGCCGGGCTTGCCAGCAATGCCAGAGTAGTCTGCCTGAGATAACGACTGAGGTATCCTTGCTGATGCGTTAGTTCAGAGAGTAAAGTGAATAAAACCGCTAATTTTCTCTGGCAGGCAGCTTTACCTGCCAGAAATTTCACCCTGCGTCAGGCAGAGGCAGCATCAATAAATTTATTCCAGTCATTTCCGGCATTACTGACGAAGTTAGACCAACTGTCTCCAGCGGTACTGGTAAAGTTATTCCAGTTACTGGATCCAGTCGAAACGACAGATGTCCAGCTGGACTGGCTAATCACATACTTACCGAACTCCAGTGCGCTATCGGCGACAAAATGCGTAAATGCCGTACCAGACGTCCAGACAAACGAGGCAAAACCGATGCCTGAATTAAAAACAAAGCTGGAAAACCCGGTGACGGCGCCAAAGAGATCGAAGCCCCCTGAGACATATTCCATTTCAATTATAGATAATTCTTTCATGTTTATTCCCTTAATAAATAATCCTGAATACATCAGTTATGTATCCATTTCGGGAGGCTAACACTGTCGATAGCGTTAAGCTATAGCGTCTTCAAAACTAAGAATTAGTAAATATACAGGGGTCACCTTGCATACTCTTAGCCTGGCATATGACCGTGACATCCTTGTCAGAACCTTACGCAATAAAAAAAGCCCCGGGCGCAGGCCCGAGGCTTTTTTAACAGCATCCTGAACTTACCAGACGTAAGTGAGCAGGCTGTGTGAATCCGGTACCATAAAATCGACGGACATCATCACGCTCAATGCGGTAATAGCAATGATAGAGAAGCCGAACAGCTTACGCGCCCAGACCTTATCATCTTCCACTTTATAACCGCGCAGTGCCATGCCCAGCCACCAAACGCTCACGGCGGCAGCGACAACCAGATATTTATATCCAGCGTAACCGCCCAAAGAGAGCATCAGCGTCGCGATAGCGAAGGCAATGATATAAAGCGTGATATGGTTTTTGGCGACCGAAATGCCTTTCACGACCGGCAGAACCGGGATGTTCGCAGCCTGATAATCCTTAAAGCGGAAAATCGCAATGGCATAGGAGTGCGGCATCTGCCACAGGCTAAAGATAGCCAGCAGGATGAGCGCACCGCTGTCGAACTCGTTAGTGACCGCGCAGTAGCCAATCACCGGCGGCGCAGCGCCGGAGAGTGAACCAATCAGCGTACCGTAAACGGAGTGACGTTTCATATACAGGCTGTAGATGCCTACATAAACCACGAAACCCATCACCCCCAGCCAGCAGGCCAGAGGATTAGCACCGAACCACAGCAGCATAAAGCCAGCAATACCCAGCAAGGTGGCGTACACCAGCGAGACGGAAGGGGACATCAGGCCTTTTACCAGCACCCGGTTCTTAGTCCTTTCCATCTTCCTGTCGATATCCATGTCGATGTAGTTATTAAATACACAACCGGACGCAACCACCAGCGACACCCCAACCAGCGTATTGATAAAGAGGGTGTAATCAATGCTGCCCTTAGAGGCCAGCAGGAACCCTCCGATCACGGAGATCAGGTTGCCAAAGATGATGCCTGGTTTCGTAACTTGCAGGTATTGCTTAAACATACTCGCCGCTCTTAGTGAACCATCATGTTGTAGTTGAGGTTCCACATGATCCAGATGGAGCCGACTACCAGGATTGCGATGATAATCACAGTAAAGACGAAGGCCGTCATGTTCCAGCCTTCATCAGACTTGGTGTTCATGTGCAGGAAGCAAACCAGATGCACCAGAATCTGAATCACCGCGGTCACCAGGATTGCGCCCAGAATAACCGGCTTAGAAGCAGAACCGCTCATCACCATCCAGAAGGGGATAACCGTCAGGATGATCGACAGGATGAAACCTGTCATATAGGTTTTTACGCTGCCATGGGAAGCGCCATGATCGTTAGAATGACTCATTACATCGCCCCCATCAGATACACAACAGAGAACACACAGATCCAAACCACATCCAGGAAGTGCCAGAACAGGCTCAGGCACATAATACGGGTGCGGTTGGTGCTCGTCAGGCCACGACGGGATACCTGGAACATCAGTACCGCCATCCAGATCAGGCCTGAGGTTACGTGCAGACCGTGGGTACCCACCAGCGCGAAGAACGCGGACAGGAAGCCACTACGATCCGGGCCGAAACCTTCAGCAATCAGGTGATGGAATTCATAGATTTCCATCCCGATGAAGCCCGCACCAAACAACCAGGTCAACGCCAGCCAGGAGACAACCTGGCTCTTGTTGTTTTTATACATGGCAATAGCGGCCATGCCGTAGGTGATGGAGCTGAACAGCAGCAGTGCGGTTTCAACCAGAACGAACGGCAGTTCAAAGATGTCCTTACCGGTCGGGCCGCCCGCTGTGCCGTTCACCAGAACGGCATAGGTTGCGAACAGACAGCAGAACAGAATGCAGTCGCTCATCAGGTAGATCCAGAAACCGAAAACTTTCATCGGTCCTGTATCGTGGTGCGCGTGTTCATGCGCATGGGCAGTTGAGTGCGCCAGAGTATCAGTTGCCATTTTTCAGCCCCGCTTTAGCAATCTCGTCGAAATGCTGGTTTTCCAGTTTTTCAACTTCACGGACTGGTACGTAGTAGTCCACGTCCTCGTCAAAGCTCTTCACAATCCAGCTAATTACGATGCCAGCAAAGCCAACAATCGCCAGCCACCAGATGTGCCAGATCATTGCGAAACCAAATACCGTAGCGAAGGCGGCAATCACAATGCCCGCACCGCTGTTTTTCGGCATGTGGATCTCTTCGTAATGTGCTGGTTGCTTGTACGCTTCACCTTTTTCTTTCATTTCCCAGAATGCGTCGCGCTCATGAATCTGCGGCACAATGGCGAAGTTATAGAACGGAGGTGGAGAAGAGGTTGCCCACTCCAGCGTACGGCCACCCCATGGGTCACCGGTCAGGTCACGGTTCTGGTCGCGGTCGCGAATAGAGACGTAGAACTGAATCAGCTGAGAAGCAATACCACAGGCAATCAGTACCGCACCGCCTGCTGCAATCATCAGCATTGGGTGGAACTGTGGATCAATCTGCTGGCTAAGACGACGGGTCATACCCATGAAGCCCAGCACGTACAGCGGCATAAATGCAACGAAGAAGCCGATGATCCAGAACCAGAAGGCGCGTTTACCCCATTTTTCGTTCAGGGTGAAACCGAACGCTTTTGGCCACCAGTAAGTCACACCTGCGAAGCAACCGAAGACCACACCGCCGATGATAACGTTATGGAAGTGGGCAATCAGGAACAGACTGTTGTGCAGTACGAAGTCTGCACCCGGTACTGCCAGCAGTACGCCGGTCATCCCACCAACGGAGAAGGTCACGATGAAGCCGATAGTCCACAGCATCGCTGAGTGGAACTGGATACGGCCCTGGTACATGGTGAACAGCCAGTTGAAGATCTTCACCCCGGTCGGGATGGCGATAATCATTGTGGTAATACCGAAGAAGGCGTTTACGTTCGCGCCCGCACCCATGGTGAAGAAGTGGTGCAGCCAAACGATGAACGACAGAACGGTAATACACACGGTTGCCCACACCAGCGAGGTGTAACCAAACAGGCGTTTACGCGAGAAGGTTGCTGCGATTTCGGAGAAGACACCGAACACTGGCAGAACCAGGATGTACACTTCCGGGTGACCCCAGGCCCAAATCAGGTTGATGTACATCATCATGTTGCCACCCATATCGTTTGTGAAGAAATGGGTGCCCAGATAACGATCCAGGGTCAGCAGCGCGACGGTGACAGTCAGAATTGGGAAGGAGGCAATAATCAGGATGTTGGCGCACAGAGATGCCCAGGTAAATACCGGCATCTTGAACATGGTCATGCCAGGGGCACGCATCTTGATAATCGTCACAAAGAAGTTAATACCGGTCAGGGTCGTACCGACACCGGAGAGCTGAAGCGCCCAAATCCAGTAATCAACACCGACACCAGGACTGTACTCAATTCCCGAAAGCGGCGGGTAGGCCAGCCAGCCGGTCTGCGCGAATTCGCCCACACCCAGTGACAGGTTTACCAGGATTACGCCAACAACGGTGAACCAGAAGCTCAGGTTGTTCAGGAACGGGTAAGCAACGTCGCGCGCACCGATTTGCAGCGGTACTACAACGTTCATCAGACCGATTACCAGCGGCATCGCCACGAAGAAGATCATGATAACGCCGTGAGCGGTAAAGATCTGATCGTAGTGGTGCGGTGGCAGGAAGCCAGCTTCACCAGCAGAGGCGAGCGCCTGCTGGCTACGCATCATGATCGCATCCGCAAAGCCACGAATTAACATGACGATACCGACGATGCAGTACATGATACCGAGTTTTTTGTGGTCAACCGAAGTCAGCCACTCATTCCACAGGTAGCTCCACTTACCGAAGTAAGTGATCAGGCCAACTAAAGCCGCACCACCAATGATAATTGCAGCAATCGTAACCATGATAATGGGTTCATGGTACGGCACTGCATCCAGTGTCAATTTTCCGAACATTTTCTTCCTCGGCCCCTTAGTGAGCGGTTTCCGCGTGGCTCATGTCCATGCCTTCCATCCCTTCGTGCGAGCTATGCTCACCTTCAGGCTGGGTCACGTCCATGCTCTTGCCATGATCCATAAATTTGCCAATCACATCTTTGAACAAATTCGGTTTCACGTCAGAGAAGTACTCCACCTTGTTATATTCGCTAGGTGTTGCCACTTTTTCGAATGCCGCCATGTCAGACATGGTGTTCGTAGACTGCTTCGCTTTTTCAACCCACTGGTCGAAGGCGGCGCGGTCAGGAGTGGCAATGGCTTTGAACTTCATACCAGAGAAGCCTGGGCCACTGTAGCTGGCGGAGATACCATCGTAGGTGCCTGCTTCATTCGCGATCAGATGCAGGTTAGTCTGCATACCGGCCATCGCGTAAATCTGGCTACCCAGACGCGGAATAAAGAAGGAGTTCATCACGGAGTTCGAGGTCACTTTGAATTCCACCGGAGTGTTCGCCGGGAAGGCGATTTCATTCACGGTAGCAATGCCCTGTTCCGGGTAGATGAAGAACCATTTCCAGTCCATGGAGACCACTTCAATGGTAATAGGTTTCTCATCGTGAACCAGCGGTTTGCTTGGCTCGAGTGCGTGAGTGGTTTTCCATGTCAGCACAGCGAGGAACAGGATGATCAGGATAGGAACCGTCCAGACCACAGCTTCAACTTTGTTGGAGTGTGACCAGTTAGGGCTATACTTCGCATCTTTATTGCTCGCACGGTACTTCCAGGCGAAACCAACTGCCATCAAAATGGCAGGAATAA contains:
- a CDS encoding IS3 family transposase (programmed frameshift) yields the protein MSGKRYPEEFKIEAVKQVVDRGHSVSSVATRLGITTHSLYAWIKAYGPDSSTNKVQSDAQAEIRRLQKELKRVTDERDIFKKSRGVLRKAVRLRYAFIRDNTYCWPVRLLCRVLDVHPSGFYAWLQQPDSRRHHADLRLTGLIKQFWLESGCVYGYRKIHLDLRDTGQQCGVNRVWRLMKRAGIRAQVGYRSPRARKGETSIVTPNRLQRQFNPEAPDERWVTDITYIRTHEGWLYLAVVVDLFSRKVIGWSMQPRMTKDIVLNALLMAVWRRNPQKQVLVHSDQGSQYTSYEWQSFLKSHGLEGSMSRRGNCHDNAVAESFFQLLKRERIKKKIYGTREEARGDIFDYIEIFYNSKRRHGSSDHMPPTEYEKQYYQRLGSV
- the cyoE gene encoding heme o synthase; the protein is MFKQYLQVTKPGIIFGNLISVIGGFLLASKGSIDYTLFINTLVGVSLVVASGCVFNNYIDMDIDRKMERTKNRVLVKGLMSPSVSLVYATLLGIAGFMLLWFGANPLACWLGVMGFVVYVGIYSLYMKRHSVYGTLIGSLSGAAPPVIGYCAVTNEFDSGALILLAIFSLWQMPHSYAIAIFRFKDYQAANIPVLPVVKGISVAKNHITLYIIAFAIATLMLSLGGYAGYKYLVVAAAVSVWWLGMALRGYKVEDDKVWARKLFGFSIIAITALSVMMSVDFMVPDSHSLLTYVW
- a CDS encoding cytochrome o ubiquinol oxidase subunit IV, giving the protein MSHSNDHGASHGSVKTYMTGFILSIILTVIPFWMVMSGSASKPVILGAILVTAVIQILVHLVCFLHMNTKSDEGWNMTAFVFTVIIIAILVVGSIWIMWNLNYNMMVH
- a CDS encoding cytochrome o ubiquinol oxidase subunit III; protein product: MATDTLAHSTAHAHEHAHHDTGPMKVFGFWIYLMSDCILFCCLFATYAVLVNGTAGGPTGKDIFELPFVLVETALLLFSSITYGMAAIAMYKNNKSQVVSWLALTWLFGAGFIGMEIYEFHHLIAEGFGPDRSGFLSAFFALVGTHGLHVTSGLIWMAVLMFQVSRRGLTSTNRTRIMCLSLFWHFLDVVWICVFSVVYLMGAM
- the cyoB gene encoding cytochrome o ubiquinol oxidase subunit I: MFGKLTLDAVPYHEPIIMVTIAAIIIGGAALVGLITYFGKWSYLWNEWLTSVDHKKLGIMYCIVGIVMLIRGFADAIMMRSQQALASAGEAGFLPPHHYDQIFTAHGVIMIFFVAMPLVIGLMNVVVPLQIGARDVAYPFLNNLSFWFTVVGVILVNLSLGVGEFAQTGWLAYPPLSGIEYSPGVGVDYWIWALQLSGVGTTLTGINFFVTIIKMRAPGMTMFKMPVFTWASLCANILIIASFPILTVTVALLTLDRYLGTHFFTNDMGGNMMMYINLIWAWGHPEVYILVLPVFGVFSEIAATFSRKRLFGYTSLVWATVCITVLSFIVWLHHFFTMGAGANVNAFFGITTMIIAIPTGVKIFNWLFTMYQGRIQFHSAMLWTIGFIVTFSVGGMTGVLLAVPGADFVLHNSLFLIAHFHNVIIGGVVFGCFAGVTYWWPKAFGFTLNEKWGKRAFWFWIIGFFVAFMPLYVLGFMGMTRRLSQQIDPQFHPMLMIAAGGAVLIACGIASQLIQFYVSIRDRDQNRDLTGDPWGGRTLEWATSSPPPFYNFAIVPQIHERDAFWEMKEKGEAYKQPAHYEEIHMPKNSGAGIVIAAFATVFGFAMIWHIWWLAIVGFAGIVISWIVKSFDEDVDYYVPVREVEKLENQHFDEIAKAGLKNGN
- the cyoA gene encoding cytochrome o ubiquinol oxidase subunit II, which codes for MTLRKYNKGLGWLSLIAGTVLLSGCDSALLDPKGQIGLEQRSLILTAFGLMMIVVIPAILMAVGFAWKYRASNKDAKYSPNWSHSNKVEAVVWTVPILIILFLAVLTWKTTHALEPSKPLVHDEKPITIEVVSMDWKWFFIYPEQGIATVNEIAFPANTPVEFKVTSNSVMNSFFIPRLGSQIYAMAGMQTNLHLIANEAGTYDGISASYSGPGFSGMKFKAIATPDRAAFDQWVEKAKQSTNTMSDMAAFEKVATPSEYNKVEYFSDVKPNLFKDVIGKFMDHGKSMDVTQPEGEHSSHEGMEGMDMSHAETAH